The Lycium barbarum isolate Lr01 chromosome 9, ASM1917538v2, whole genome shotgun sequence genome has a segment encoding these proteins:
- the LOC132612016 gene encoding uncharacterized mitochondrial protein AtMg00820-like — MKDFVSLNIHEDTPYALNKYLSYDTLSPKYQAYVVVFSSTTEPKNYSEAMQDPRWVQAMKEEITALENNNTWQIVQLPKEKSTIGCKWIYKIKYKANEEIKRFKARLVAKGYSKKEGINYQETFSPVVKIVTVRTVSLAASKKCHIHQMDVYNAFL; from the coding sequence ATGAAAGACTTTGTGAGTCTGAACATCCATGAGGATACACCTTATGCACTTAACAAGTATCTCAGTTATGACACATTGAGTCCAAAATATCAGGCTTATGTTGTTGTTTTTTCATCCACCACTGAACCAAAGAATTATTCAGAAGCTATGCAAGATCCAAGATGGGTGCAAGCAATGAAAGAAGAGATAACAGCTTTGGAAAATAATAATACTTGGCAGATTGTGCAACTCCCTAAGGAAAAATCTACAATAGGTTGTAAATGGATATACAAAATTAAGTACAAAGCAAATGAAGAAATAAAGAGGTTTAAAGCAAGATTAGTAGCAAAAGGATATAGTAAAAAAGAGGGGATTAACTACCAAGAGACATTTTCACCTGTTGTGAAAATTGTTACTGTTAGAACAGTATCACTTGCAGCATCTAAGAAATGCCATATTCATCAAATGGATGTTTACAATGCCTTTCTTTAA